Proteins co-encoded in one Medicago truncatula cultivar Jemalong A17 chromosome 8, MtrunA17r5.0-ANR, whole genome shotgun sequence genomic window:
- the LOC25481245 gene encoding caffeic acid 3-O-methyltransferase, translating to MANHSNVKDLGHVNGNGERKSEKQELEDEESFSYAIQLGSSMVLPMVLHSASQLGVFDVLQKAGKGAQLSADEIASRISCSNPDAPKMLDRILALLASHDVLKCLVIEDEQKFGSFHRLYSMTPVARFFAPNSDGVSLGPLLALIQDNVFLASWSEFNNAIREGGVPFNMVHGTHAFDYPSLDSRFNKVFNTAMINHTKIVMNKVLESYNGFEGIKRLVDVGGGLGVNIQLVTSKYPNIHGINFDLPHVIQHAPSYPGVEHVGGDMFESVPKGDAILMKWILHDWSDEHCLKILKNCYDAIPNDGKVIVLEAHIPIVPENSYASKSTSQLDVLMMTQSPGGKERTKQEFIDLATRVGFIGIRCECCVRNFWVMEFFK from the exons ATGGCAAACCATTCTAATGTGAAAGACTTAGGTCATGTGAATGGAAATGGAGAGAGGAAATCCGAAAAACAAGAattagaagatgaagaaagtttCTCATATGCTATACAGCTTGGTAGCTCTATGGTGCTACCGATGGTACTCCATTCTGCAAGTCAGCTTGGTGTATTTGATGTGTTGCAAAAAGCTGGTAAAGGTGCTCAACTCTCTGCCGATGAGATTGCGTCGCGTATTTCTTGCAGCAATCCTGATGCTCCCAAAATGTTGGATCGCATTCTTGCTCTTCTTGCATCACATGATGTGTTAAAGTGTTTGGTCATTGAAGATGAACAAAAGTTTGGATCATTTCATAGACTTTATAGTATGACTCCTGTTGCTAGGTTTTTTGCTCCTAATTCTGATGGTGTTTCATTAGGACCCTTGTTGGCTTTGATTCAAGATAATGTTTTCTTAGCTAGCTG GTCTGAGTTTAATAATGCAATTCGAGAAGGGGGTGTCCCATTCAACATGGTTCATGGCACACATGCCTTTGATTATCCAAGCTTGGATTCAAGGTTCAACAAAGTTTTCAATACAGCGATGATCAATCATACCAAAATAGTTATGAACAAGGTTCTTGAGAGCTACAATGGTTTCGAGGGCATAAAAAGGCTTGTTGATGTTGGAGGTGGTCTTGGGGTTAACATTCAATTGGTTACATCAAAATACCCTAATATACATGGTATCAATTTCGACTTGCCTCATGTCATTCAACATGCCCCTTCTTATCCTG GAGTTGAACACGTTGGTGGCGATATGTTTGAAAGTGTGCCTAAAGGAGATGCCATTCTTATGAAG TGGATACTCCATGATTGGAGTGATGAGCATTGCttaaagattttgaagaattgtTATGATGCTATCCCTAATGATGGAAAGGTGATTGTTTTAGAGGCACATATTCCCATTGTGCCTGAGAATAGTTATGCTTCAAAGTCTACCTCTCAATTGGATGTTCTGATGATGACTCAAAGTCCAGGAGGAAAAGAACGAACTAAGCAAGAGTTCATTGATTTGGCAACTAGAGTTGGATTTATTGGCATAAGATGTGAATGTTGTGTTCGTAACTTTTGGGTTATGGAGTTCTTTAAGTGA